The sequence below is a genomic window from Ornithobacterium rhinotracheale.
TCATAATTTGCCCCCAATTGAAGGTTTTCCCCAACTTTACCTAAAATACTTAGCTGAATACGCTGTTGCAAATCTATTGCAAAAGATTTTCTATTTTGTGGCAAAAGTTGTGGATTTTCTAAGTTTTGATAATAAACCCCCAATCCCAAAGATGCGTATCCTTTAGGCACTAATTCTATTTTACTTCCGCCAAAAATAGTCTCAAACATCTTATTTCTCACCTGCAAACTTGGCAAGACTAGCCCTTTATCTTTTTCGGAAATTTCTGTACCAAACTGGTGATTTCTCCTTTCCTTGTCCACGGCCTGAGACTTTTGCTTGTAATATTCTCCCATACTCTGGCTAAGGAGCATATTCAGATACTGTTCTTGATTTAAGATGATTGGATCCCCATAAACCAAACTACCTATTTTCTGCCTTAATATGTAATTTCCCGTAGCAGGATCATATTGCGAATAATACCCCATAGGAGACTCTAAATACACCCCCCAGACTGGTACTTAAAAGGATATCGCAAAGTGTCTTTCTCTTGTGCCTTAACTTGCAGCGTTAGTAAAACAAAAGCTACTATAAAAAGTAGCATCTTATAATATATTGTATTCACTTTTTTCAAAACTATTTTTTTTTCAAGGTTTGTTTGATTAAGTTTTCTAAGCTTAAAGTTGGATTTTCTTTCAAAAGCTGAACAATGATAGGTTCTGCCACTTTTTTAGGAATACCCAAGACTTCAAGGGCAGAAAGAGCTTCAATTTTAATTTTGCTTGTACCTTTATCTTCTATTTTTTTAGTTTCCAGCACTTGTTTTTTAATCTTATTTTTAAGATCTAAAATGATACGCTGTGCTGTTTTAGCCCCAATTCCCTTTACCGACTGCAGAATCTCAGGCCGATCGTTAGCAATTGCAGCATAAATATCCCCCACCGAAAGTGTAGACAACATTACAACAGCAGAGGCAGGCCCCACTCCACTCACCGAAATTAAAAATTCAAATACTGAACGCTCTGATTTATTACTAAATCCATATAAATTCTGTGCATCTTCCCGCACTAAAAGGTGGGTATACAATAATACATTCTCATCTGCTGGCAAATCATTGTAAGTTGCTTGACTAATGCTTACATAGTATCCCACACCATGGCAATCTATCACCACATAATTGGGTTCTTTCTCTACCAGTCTGCCTTTGAGTTGCGTAATCATGTGTAGTATATGTCTGAAATTTTCGGCTAAGGTATGAAATTCTTGGCAAACTGCATTAAAATTCACAGAATTAGGTAATTTGAGTTAAAACTTTATGATTTATTAATCTTTATTCAGAAGCCTACTATTATAAATTTTACTTATAGTCAAAAAAGGATTTAATATGGATTTTTTATAACTAAAGCAACTTTTGCCTTATCTTTGCACTGTAAAAATTCGAGAATATTAATACTTAAAAACAAAAAATTATGTCTTACGTAGGTAAAAAATTCCCAAATATCGCAGTAAACGCCATGAATGAAATGGGCGATACTTTTAAATTAAATGTTTTTGAAAAAGCTATTAGCGAGAAGAAGAAAGTTTTACTCTTCTGGTATCCAAAAGATTTTACTTTTGTGTGCCCTACTGAGCTTCACGCTTTCCAAGATGCCTTAACTGAGTTTGAAAAAAGAAACACCATCGTTATCGGGGCGTCTTGCGATACGCCTGAGGTGCACTTTGCTTGGCTTAACACGCCAAAAGATAACGGCGGAATTGAAGGTGTAACTTACGATATCCTTGCCGATAGCAACAGAAATCTTGCCAATGCATTAGATATCCTGGATTCTACCGAGCCTCAATATGATGAGGAAAATGACTTCTACCTCGTGGAGGGCGATAGCGTAACTTACCGTGCTACTTACCTAATTGATGAAGAAGGGCGCGTATTCCACGAATCAATCAATGATATGCCGCTTGGTAGAAATGTCGCTGAGTACCTTAGAATGATTGATGCCTTTACCCATGTGCAAAAATATGGCGAAGTGTGCCCTGCTAACTGGGAAGAAGGAAAAGAGGCGATGAATGCTAACCGCGATGGTGTAGCTAATTACCTAAAATCTCACTAAAAACAAAACCCCGAGAGAGGGCAACACCCCTCTCTCTTCTTTAAAAAATAATTACGATGAAAGAATTAGAACAAGATAATTTACAAGAAATTTTAGCTAATAACGAATTAGTATTCGTGCAATACGGCGCTGGGTGGTGCGGAAATTGCAAAATTATGAAACCTAAGTTCAAGAAATTTGCAAGCGAGCATTCAGGCACTCCGTTCTACTATGTAGACGCTGAAAAATTCCCAGAATCTAGAAAATTGGCAAAAGTAGATAACTTACCTACTTTCGTTGCTTTCAAAAATGGGGAAGCGGTTCAACAAATCCAAACCAACAAAGGGGAGGTATTAAAACAAATGATTGATGAGGCTGCCGCTAATTAAACACATTAATGGTTTTATAGAAGAGA
It includes:
- the ruvA gene encoding Holliday junction branch migration protein RuvA: MNFNAVCQEFHTLAENFRHILHMITQLKGRLVEKEPNYVVIDCHGVGYYVSISQATYNDLPADENVLLYTHLLVREDAQNLYGFSNKSERSVFEFLISVSGVGPASAVVMLSTLSVGDIYAAIANDRPEILQSVKGIGAKTAQRIILDLKNKIKKQVLETKKIEDKGTSKIKIEALSALEVLGIPKKVAEPIIVQLLKENPTLSLENLIKQTLKKK
- a CDS encoding peroxiredoxin, producing the protein MSYVGKKFPNIAVNAMNEMGDTFKLNVFEKAISEKKKVLLFWYPKDFTFVCPTELHAFQDALTEFEKRNTIVIGASCDTPEVHFAWLNTPKDNGGIEGVTYDILADSNRNLANALDILDSTEPQYDEENDFYLVEGDSVTYRATYLIDEEGRVFHESINDMPLGRNVAEYLRMIDAFTHVQKYGEVCPANWEEGKEAMNANRDGVANYLKSH
- a CDS encoding co-chaperone YbbN, with product MKELEQDNLQEILANNELVFVQYGAGWCGNCKIMKPKFKKFASEHSGTPFYYVDAEKFPESRKLAKVDNLPTFVAFKNGEAVQQIQTNKGEVLKQMIDEAAAN